ggctactttgaagaatctcaaatatttgatttgttttacacttttttagctactatatgattccatgtgttatgtaattgtttatgtctttactattattctacaatgaagaaaatagtaaaaagaaaaacccttgaatgagtaggtgtctaaacttttgactggtactgtataactcaAAAGTACAGAAATACAGCCAGTATTGAATTTCAAAAGTTAcacatcttgaaaacttgattgcttgCATGCAAAAcattgggactatatcaacaataacaaaaaaataacaaaatatttTTTCAGGTAGAGTGTTCCTTTACTAGATATAAAAGATTTGTAATAATTTCTCCTCTTTACAGCTGTCAGAGTTAATGCACACCCAAAATGTAAAGCCATTTTCCTCTaataaactatactgaacaaaaataaaatgcaacaatttaattattttatttagttACAGTtaatagaaggaaatcagtcaattgaaatacattcattaggctctaaactatcgatttcacatgactggataggggcgcagccatgagtgggcataggcccacacacttgggagccaggaccagccaatcagaatacgtttttccccacaaaagggctttattacaaacagaaatactTCTGAGAATCCCCCACCCCtcctcagacaatcccacaggtgaagaagccggatgtggatgtcctgggctggTGAGGTTACACGTGGTCCGTGACctacggttgtgaggctggttagacgtactgccaaatgcTCTAAAAAGatattggaggcagcttatggtagagaaatgaacattacattttctggcaacagctctgttggacatttctgcagtcagcatgccaatcgcacactccctcaaaacttgagacatcagtggcattgtggtgtgtgacaaatctgcacattttaaagtggccttttactgtccaCAGTAcatggtgcacctgtgtaatgatcatgctttttaatcagcttcttgatatgccacacctgtcaggtggatggattttcttggcaaaggagaaatgctcactaactgggatgtaaaccaatttgcgcacaacattttagagaaataatctttttgtgcatatggaacatttatggaatcttttatttcagcattaaaaatgggaccaacatgttgtgttactcaccagacatgtcacccattgagcatgtttgggatgctctggatcgacagcgtgttccagttcccgccaatatccagcaacttcgcacagccattgagggacaacattccacaggccacaatcaacagcctgatcaactctatgtgaaggagatgtgtcgcgctgcatgaggcaaatggttgtcacaccagataccgactggttttcCGATACACGCCCCTACTTTTTGTTTGTTGGtatctgaccaacagatgcatatctgtattcccagtaatgtgaaatccatagattagggcctaatgaaattatttaaattgactgatttccttgtatgaactgtaacacattaaaatcgttgaaattgtttcatgttgtgtttatatttttgtttagtattgaCCTAGCTACAGACGATCGCAGGTTTTGGTGTGCCTTGTCTTCCGTTCAGAAGACAGTCTCAGTCATCGTAGGTGTGGTTTTTACAGTCACTGTAACAAAATCTGTGCAAAGTTCTCAATGGGGAGATTCTATAAAAAATACTTGTAAAGAATTTGGTTAGAGGCAAATCCTTGGATGCTAAAGGGTTAGTTCACTCAAATGTAATTTGTTAATCTTTTTCTTACCTTGAATGCAGCCTATGAGCCAGGAGTGACTGAAAAAAACCACACCTACGATGAATGAGACTGTCTTCTGAATGGAAGACAAGGCACACCGAAACCTGTGATCGTGTGTAGCTAGGTCAAGAAAACAGTTGGGACTCTAGCAACTTTAATACCCTTTGACAGTGTACATCTTCAAAATCATAAAGGCTAAACGACTTGATTTTTGTGTGCAGTTTTTAGACTATGGTCCATGGACCACTTGCATAGGAATTATGAAAGTTGTGTGAACTCTCATTTTAAAACACAAGCATAATTTGATTGGTTTGCATCTAACTAAGCCAAGCTCAAAGTCCAGAAAACAGTCTAGTTGCGATGTGGGAGCGAAAAAAAGACAAATAATTTTAAAACACATTTCAAAAGTCCAGAAAATACATTAGAATCACTATCCAAAATGTCTCCTCACCCTTtccatttctgtatttgaatACTTCTACCATTTAGGCCATGTGAATGATAACCAAAAAATAAAGAGAGAATAGAAAAAGTAACAATAGAAAGGAAAAAACTTGCAATGCATTGTGGGGTGAAGAGCAGCACCAGGCTCTGGTGTAATGCAGGTTTCTTAGCAGCAGAAATAGTGTTGGCTATATTATCGTTCCACTGGGAGAGACGGCTTGCTTTTGGGATGACAAACCCTGGAAAGGAAAACAAGGAGATTTGGCATTGTGGAAAGTTTTCAAAGCATCAAATGAACCACCCCCCATCTTCCTTCTCCCACTTTCCTGTATTCAAATGGCCTTTGCACAGCAGTTAGTGAGTGCATGATGCAGTGAATATAATACATTAACGTAGAAAGCTGAAAGAATCTGTGTAGTGGGTGAGCGTGCAGAGGTCTTGCTTGGTTATGCTGCGGTGCATTGTGGGATGGTAACGAGTCAATATGGGTGTTTTCGAGccgatgcacacaaacacactcggTTGGGATCAATGTCTTCTTTCCACTGATAAGGAGTGCTGCCTAAGTGCACTTACTTATCCACCAGGGGACTTGATTGTACATAACATACAAGCGTCTTAAACATTATTCATATTTTGAAAATGTATGGGCTTTGCACGGGGTGGCAAatgaacacaaaacacacacatacagacagattgAGATGTGACATGTAGGAGATCCCAACACAATGCTGTCCAAAATGTCCACAATTATACTAAAGTTTTCAAAATGGAACCTTGCAGTGCCCAAACTAACCACAAAGAGAAATGCATGGGTATTATGCAGAACTTAAATTCTATTCAAAAAGAACTTACCACTTTTCCAGGCCTCGCCCATGTCCAAATAAATCCCTCCTGACAAGCTGTCACTATACAGTCCTCAAGAAATATTAAGACAGTCAGTCTCTCATGTGCTATCTTTTTACAGATAAGAGGCTCTAGTAGGGGTAGGTCTTCCATGCGGGGACAGAGCAGTGTCCCAAGAGTCTTTGCAGGGTCTGTTCTGGATTTGGTGAGCATGTTGAGCTTGTCACTGCTCTTGCTGCTAATGTGACCCATGCTGTGGTTCCGTTTGTGGTCCGTCTCCTGGTGCTGCTCTTTGCGATCGTGAAGGGAGAGCGTGGCGAACTTGCTGACACCTGAGGCGATGGCACTGCTCTTGTTGTTGGCAGTCATAGCTGGCGAGTGCGGTAAGCTGTTGGAGCgtggcaggggagaggagagggagttacTGGGGGTGTTGGCGCCGCTGTCGTTCGTGCTAGGGTTATTACTCACATTGTTCACTATGTCACCAGCGACTCCACCTCCCGCCGGGGGGCTGGTAGCGTTCATCACATTGGTGTGTGTTCTTGTCCGGGAAAGCGGGAGGTGGGGGAAAAGGATATCTTCTGTGAGGTCCCACAAGCACAGCTGAGTGTCCTGGCCCACTGAGCCAAACCTGTACGTGGTGTGTACTGTCCGACTGTCTGTGGAGTTGCGTTTGGAGAGCCGGGACTGCGTACTGTTGGCCCGGTCGCGACCAAAGTGGATTTGGCCCTGGAAGTCCTCGTCGCTGCCGCTGAACTCCATAGGGTCTGCATCCTCCACGCTGGTTGTGTAGTGGTCAAACGCCACCACGCTGACCCATGATTTATGTCCGTGACCGCGCGCGATAACCCGGCAGTCCACAAACGACCACACGGTCACCAGATCATCCTCGCCCCCCGCGACAATGTACTTTCCGTCCGGACTCCAGCACATGCACAGCAGACCCCCAAAGTAGCTTTTCATGGTCCCGTGCAGCTCCACCGCGTCAAAGTTGAAGACCCGAAGGAAGCCGTCCTGGCTGACACACGCCAGGAACTTCCCGTCAGGTGAAAAGGCAAACTCGTTGAGCGCTCCCTCGCCCACCGTCCATTTGAGCAAAGGGTTGCGCGTGGACTTGCTCTTACATGTGTGCACCGAGTAGTTCTTGCCCTGTTTGAGCAACTGGTAGTGAGGCGCCGTGGTGCCACACGTGTTTTCTATGTTGTACAAGTACATGTTTCCACTGGAATGAGCGACAAGGAACAACCTCTCCAAGCCGGGCACCCATTTTACACAAGTCACTCTGGATTTGTCTATTAGTCTCTGGGGAAAGCGTtttgggagagaaagggaggagggagacaagGAACAAAAAACATTCAAATGTAAGCAACAATGGCTTTCATTGAGTTATGTCAAAAAATTAAATTTGAAGTCAGTAACAAAACgccatttctctctctaccccaaaTCTATGGTGGTCACAGCTTTATGTGGCTTTACATTTCTTTTGAGACTTTCATGACAACTTACTTCCTCATTGAAGAGCTTACTGGTTTCCTTCTTGATGGGGTCGATGAGCTGCACTTGGCCTGCCGAGAAGCCCACCAGCAGGGAGACGCCGTCCGCCGTGGCCGTCAGGTGGTTGAAGTCATGACATGTGGGCTGTGTTCCCTTGTATATCCTCTTGTCGATAGGCTTGCTCAAGTCAGCCGCCTGAAAGAGAAGAGTACAAAAAAAAACAGTGAGATAAGATTATGGCAGTAACCTTTTCAGTGTTGTGTGTTTTCGGCTCTTGATCAAATCGCAGATCAAAGCATCAAGGGTGGCATGCAAAAGCAACGAAGCCAAGTTGAGTAGAGTGCTCATGATGACACAGAATTTTTTGAACATAAACAGCAAACATGAAAAGCCTGTTGAAGTGGTAACTAGGTCTATGACGTGGCCTTTGAAGTCAATAGTTCAATTGCATTACATTACAATCAATTGTAATAATCAGAGGACATCAAAAAGACACCCTTAAAAAATATCTTCCTGAAATAAAGGCCTACATGACAATGTAGTGGTCTCAGGGGGCTTGATGCTGTGTGTTATGAACAATACTGACATAAAGAATCAGACCAGGGCATGCAACTCTAgcgtcttggctttgtgctttaTTAAAAATGCCTCAGGGGCACAGTGAGTTTACTAGCATAACAGTCGCACTGGTGAATGGTTGACACCATCAGCAGATCGGAAAGTTTTAGAGTGGAAAGTTTTCTTGTGTCTCCAGACAGCTCAGCTGTTTTTTTGCATAGACCTATTCCAACCATAGGCCCATATAGTATATCCCAGCTAGGGAATGTCAGAAAGGTACATGCTTtagtatttaaaaatatatatttttactttatttaactaggcaagtcagttcagaacaaattcttatttacaatgagggcctaccaaaaggcaaaaggccttctGCGGGGACgggattattttttttataataaaatataggacaaaacacacatcacaacaagagagacaacacaacactacataaagagagacctatgacaacaacatagcaaggcagaaacacatgacaacacagcaaggcagcaacacaacatggcagcagcacaaaacatggtacaaatattattgggcacagacaacagcacaaagggcaagaaggtagagacaacaatacatcacgcaaagcaaccacaactgtcagtaagagtgtccatgattgtgcctttgaatgaagagattcagacaactgtccagtttgagtgtttgttgcagctcgttccagtcgctagctgcagcgaactgaaaagaggagcgacccagggatgtgtgcggttcggggacctttaacagaatgtgactgacagaaagggtgttgtatgtggaggatgagggctgcagtagatatctcagctaggggggagtgaggcctaagagggttttataaataagcatcaaccagtggatcTTGCGATGGGtaaacagagatgaccagtttacagaggagtatagagtgcagtgatgtgtcctataaggagcattggtggaaaatctgatggccgaatggtaaagaacatctagccgctcgacagcagccttacctgccgatctataaattacgtctccgtaatctagcatgggtaggatggtcatctgaatcagggttagtttggcagctggggtgaaagaggagggattacaatagaggaaaccaagtctagatgcaaccttagcctgcagctttgatatgtgctgagagaaggacagtgtaccatctagccatgctcccaagtacttgtatgaggtgactacctcaagctctaaaccctcagaggtagtaatcacaccggtggggagaggggcagtCTTCTtatcaaaccacatgacctttgttttggaggtgttcaaaacaaggttaagggtagagaaagcttgttggacaccaaaaacactttgttgtagagcatttaacacaaaatccagggaggggccagctgagtaagactatcatctgcatataaatggatgagagagtttcctactgcctgagctatgttgttgatgtaaattgaggaTAGTGTcaggcctaggattgagccttggggtactcccttggtgacaggcagtggctgagacagcagatgttctgactttatacactgcactcttcgAGGGATCTTTGGCTTGGTttactaactacctctctcagaTACACTAacactccttagccggcccacaagaatggagtggtctaccgtatcaaagtcaataaaaatagcagcacaactgCTTAGAATCGAGGGCAATGACGACATCATTAAGGGacatttaaggttgcagtgacacaatCCATAACCTgtgcagaaaccagattgcataccagagagaatactatagacatcaagaaagccagtcagttgattattgacaagttttggtaaacagggcaaaatataaTATAGTATAACACCTGTATAGTCCTTGTGAATATTGTAGATGTTTTGATCTGTTTAAACACTTGGAAGAAAGGGAAAAACTACAGATTTGGTCTACTATCTGCCACACTGAGGAAAATAGGACCAAGCACCTGTAGCCCTGCATTATCAACGTGTCATGTCCAAAAGTTCACAGCGACTCACTCACTAAGATGCCCCTCTGTCTGATTGAACTCCATGAAGTACTTCCTACGTCACCACATCGAACACATCATTGGAAGTTAATGCAAAACCATTCAATGGAAATCTTGTATGCAGATTTAGATTGAGGTTATATAACATCTTCATATGTATGTGAATTTGCAAGTTATTGTGCAAATTAATTCACAACAACACCTTGTTCTTGAGTCCACAACTGTCGTTTAAGCAGTCATGTAGCTAGCTTTACACATTTCAAGGCTAGATTTCCTAGGTCACATCAGACAGGGCATCCGTGCACTGTAAGTCATCACCCAAGTGGAAGTACAAATAGAGATCACACTTGTGATTTCACGAGCATGCATTCACTGCCAATATTGTAGTAAAATGTCCACCATGTCCGTGGTGCGTTGATAGATGTTACAACCTAACTGTGACTGTCAGATTAGAGTTAGCCAGTCTGCTAGCTGGCTCGCCGTGCATACCACAACACTTTTGGACGAGGTGGACTGTGCAGTCAGAACAGACTGGTGGTGCAAAAGGACACAGTGCTGTGCATTAGTCATAAACCATGAAAATTGGACAACACTGACCTGTGGTCATCAATTAAGACACATCAATTATAAGCAAGCTGTTATAATAATGTTTAGCTACCTACCTTTCTAACGCCTTTGTAGATGTAGAAGTACAGCTCCCGGCCCACATTAAAACAGATTCTGTCGCCGTTACCAGACTGGTCATTGACGTTGGCG
The sequence above is a segment of the Salvelinus fontinalis isolate EN_2023a chromosome 15, ASM2944872v1, whole genome shotgun sequence genome. Coding sequences within it:
- the LOC129811337 gene encoding WD repeat-containing protein 20-like — its product is MLLLILKMAAEGGGKELNEIKTQFNTREGVYKLLTHSEYSRPNRVPFNSQGSNPVKVSFANVNDQSGNGDRICFNVGRELYFYIYKGVRKAADLSKPIDKRIYKGTQPTCHDFNHLTATADGVSLLVGFSAGQVQLIDPIKKETSKLFNEERLIDKSRVTCVKWVPGLERLFLVAHSSGNMYLYNIENTCGTTAPHYQLLKQGKNYSVHTCKSKSTRNPLLKWTVGEGALNEFAFSPDGKFLACVSQDGFLRVFNFDAVELHGTMKSYFGGLLCMCWSPDGKYIVAGGEDDLVTVWSFVDCRVIARGHGHKSWVSVVAFDHYTTSVEDADPMEFSGSDEDFQGQIHFGRDRANSTQSRLSKRNSTDSRTVHTTYRFGSVGQDTQLCLWDLTEDILFPHLPLSRTRTHTNVMNATSPPAGGGVAGDIVNNVSNNPSTNDSGANTPSNSLSSPLPRSNSLPHSPAMTANNKSSAIASGVSKFATLSLHDRKEQHQETDHKRNHSMGHISSKSSDKLNMLTKSRTDPAKTLGTLLCPRMEDLPLLEPLICKKIAHERLTVLIFLEDCIVTACQEGFIWTWARPGKVGLSSQKQAVSPSGTII